From Rudanella lutea DSM 19387, a single genomic window includes:
- a CDS encoding FG-GAP repeat domain-containing protein gives MRLLLCLLPLSVLAQSGPNTPTKTPPDPKFRIEVVDNQISIGYGLAIGDVDGDRQPDILMADQKEFVWYKNPGKRSTNQPNAAKPAPDAPSRWTRHVLARNLTPQDNVCLAARDLDGDGRVEIAVGAGWNPAETADSTKSGAVFYLVRPQDPTQLWEAVRLPHEVTTHRMRWARTGRNNYQLIVVPLHGLGNKNGEGRGVRIWGYEFPKNPRGRWKQHLVDSTMHLTHNFEIWEDGNTTSLIIGGKEGSKRVAWQNGAWQSTSGAGARNLPQTGNATGPMAAGIGEIRRLDGGKAIATIQPMHGNQLAIEPGVFTTAKPQTNAPVQTPNALSRDLSQGHALVCADWLGLGRDQIAVGWRNPNAEGKVGVRLFRPEADGNWTPLPLDDSVRMACEDLFTADLDNDGDLDLIASGRATLNLLIYWNERIP, from the coding sequence ATGCGTCTGCTCCTTTGTTTACTCCCTCTGTCGGTGTTGGCTCAGTCGGGGCCAAACACCCCTACGAAAACCCCACCCGATCCGAAGTTCCGGATTGAGGTTGTCGATAATCAAATCAGCATCGGATACGGGTTGGCGATTGGCGATGTCGACGGTGACCGCCAACCCGATATTCTGATGGCCGATCAGAAAGAGTTTGTCTGGTACAAAAACCCCGGCAAGCGGTCAACGAACCAACCAAACGCGGCCAAGCCCGCACCCGACGCGCCGAGCCGCTGGACCCGGCATGTACTGGCCCGCAACCTGACCCCACAGGATAACGTCTGCCTTGCCGCCCGCGACCTCGACGGCGACGGACGGGTCGAGATTGCCGTTGGAGCCGGCTGGAATCCCGCCGAAACGGCCGACAGCACCAAATCAGGGGCCGTATTTTACCTCGTACGTCCGCAAGACCCTACGCAACTCTGGGAAGCCGTTCGGTTGCCGCATGAGGTGACTACCCACCGCATGCGCTGGGCCCGCACCGGCCGCAACAACTACCAACTGATTGTGGTACCCCTGCACGGACTCGGCAACAAAAACGGCGAAGGGCGGGGTGTGCGTATCTGGGGCTACGAGTTCCCAAAAAACCCACGCGGTCGCTGGAAGCAGCACCTGGTCGACTCGACCATGCACCTGACCCACAATTTCGAGATCTGGGAGGATGGTAACACCACCAGCTTGATTATCGGGGGCAAGGAAGGAAGCAAACGGGTGGCCTGGCAGAATGGGGCCTGGCAAAGCACCTCGGGCGCAGGTGCCCGCAACCTACCGCAAACAGGCAACGCGACCGGACCCATGGCGGCCGGTATCGGCGAAATCCGGCGACTCGATGGCGGCAAGGCCATTGCCACCATTCAGCCGATGCACGGCAATCAGTTGGCAATTGAGCCGGGGGTTTTTACAACGGCCAAACCCCAAACGAATGCACCGGTGCAGACACCCAACGCCCTCAGTCGTGACCTGAGTCAGGGCCACGCCTTGGTGTGCGCCGACTGGCTCGGGCTGGGCCGCGATCAGATAGCGGTGGGCTGGCGCAACCCCAACGCCGAGGGCAAAGTAGGCGTACGGCTGTTCCGCCCCGAAGCGGACGGCAACTGGACTCCCCTCCCCCTCGACGATAGTGTCCGCATGGCCTGCGAAGACCTCTTTACCGCCGACCTCGACAATGACGGCGACCTCGACCTGATTGCGTCGGGCCGGGCCACGCTAAACCTGCTCATTTACTGGAACGAACGCATTCCGTAG
- a CDS encoding creatininase family protein, translated as MRPYILAETNYRAIQERPIELAILPWGATEAHNYHLPYGTDVYEADHIMAEAARLAWEQGANVMVLPTVPFGVNTGQSDILLDLNIYPSTQLLILNDLVEVLHRQGIRKLLIFNSHGGNDFKPLIREIGRRYPDMFISLCFWFTVLNRSAYFEEKGDHADELETSVMQYLRPDLVQPLSEAGDGAAKRWKIKGMDEGWAWAERQWSKVTADTGIGNPYSATPEKGERFFKDLTQKVSTLLMDLAKADPNDLYE; from the coding sequence ATGCGCCCGTACATCTTAGCTGAAACCAACTACCGAGCCATTCAGGAACGCCCTATCGAACTGGCCATTTTGCCCTGGGGCGCCACCGAAGCCCATAATTACCACCTGCCCTACGGTACCGATGTGTACGAAGCCGACCACATTATGGCCGAGGCTGCCCGGCTCGCCTGGGAACAGGGGGCCAATGTGATGGTACTGCCCACCGTACCGTTCGGAGTAAACACGGGTCAGTCGGATATTCTGCTCGATCTGAACATTTATCCGAGCACGCAACTGCTTATTCTGAACGATCTGGTGGAGGTACTGCACCGGCAGGGCATTCGGAAACTGCTTATTTTCAACAGCCACGGCGGCAACGACTTCAAGCCACTGATTCGGGAAATTGGTCGGCGCTACCCCGATATGTTTATCAGCCTCTGTTTCTGGTTTACGGTACTCAACCGGTCGGCATATTTTGAGGAGAAAGGCGATCATGCCGACGAACTCGAAACGAGCGTGATGCAATACCTCCGCCCCGACCTAGTACAGCCCCTCTCCGAAGCAGGCGACGGAGCCGCCAAACGCTGGAAAATTAAAGGTATGGACGAGGGTTGGGCCTGGGCCGAGCGCCAATGGTCGAAGGTGACAGCCGATACGGGCATTGGTAATCCCTACAGCGCTACCCCCGAAAAAGGCGAGCGGTTTTTCAAAGACCTTACGCAGAAAGTAAGCACCTTGCTGATGGATCTGGCCAAAGCTGACCCCAACGACCTGTACGAGTAA
- a CDS encoding secondary thiamine-phosphate synthase enzyme YjbQ: MPFFQKTIRLQPYPRGFHLITRTVEREFLELQQLRVGMLQVFIQHTSASLSINENADPTVRQDFETHFNKMVPERAPYYKHNYEGDDDMPAHLKAALLGHSVLIPITNGQLNLGVWQGIYLGEHRDRGGSRTLLLTAWGE, encoded by the coding sequence ATGCCTTTCTTTCAAAAAACGATTCGATTGCAACCGTACCCGCGCGGCTTTCATCTCATCACCCGAACCGTGGAGCGGGAGTTTCTGGAGTTACAACAGCTACGGGTTGGAATGCTTCAGGTGTTTATTCAGCATACGTCGGCGAGCCTGAGCATCAACGAAAACGCCGACCCAACAGTACGTCAGGATTTTGAGACCCACTTTAACAAGATGGTGCCTGAGCGGGCGCCCTATTACAAGCACAATTACGAGGGCGACGATGATATGCCCGCCCACCTCAAAGCAGCTCTGCTGGGGCACTCGGTTCTTATTCCGATTACCAATGGGCAGCTAAACCTTGGCGTCTGGCAGGGCATTTACCTGGGCGAGCACCGGGACAGGGGCGGTAGCCGTACGCTGCTGCTCACGGCCTGGGGCGAGTGA
- the sufD gene encoding Fe-S cluster assembly protein SufD, translating to MSKTNQPDNTPVPTFRDQLLAGFRASEERMNGESKSALHQVRRAALQTFETLGFPTIKHEEWKYSNVAGLINKAYELEQPSAVTADDLDVLQIPNLSGNILYFVNGQYRADLSRIVSPASEVQILSFREAMTEQSEAVGAYFSRLADFQDNAFTALNTAFAFDGVFIRVPDNKTVAEPIVMRFINDAREANVAAQPRNLIIAGRNAEVKVIESYRTLGEQSSFTNTVTEVSVARDARVEYYKVQNDTEQAYHIGTTQVRQADSSLFYSATVTLNGGFVRNNLNIVLDGEHCEAHMYGLYIPNGRQHIDNHTLVDHAKPNSYSNELYKGILEERSTGVFNGKIYVRPDAQKTNAYQSCKNVVLSPDATMNTKPQLEIYADDVKCSHGTTTGKLNEEALFYMQSRGIPKQQAQTLLMYAFAEDVLNKIKIEPIREYLEKVVAQKLAV from the coding sequence ATGAGCAAGACCAATCAACCTGACAATACCCCTGTTCCGACGTTCCGCGATCAGCTACTGGCTGGGTTTCGGGCTTCGGAGGAGCGGATGAACGGCGAGAGCAAATCGGCCCTGCATCAGGTACGCCGGGCGGCCCTGCAAACGTTTGAAACACTCGGTTTCCCAACCATCAAACACGAGGAGTGGAAATACTCCAACGTGGCCGGGCTGATCAATAAGGCCTATGAGCTGGAGCAACCGTCGGCCGTTACCGCCGACGATTTGGACGTATTACAAATCCCGAACCTCTCGGGCAACATTCTGTACTTTGTAAACGGGCAGTACCGTGCCGACCTGTCGCGCATTGTGAGCCCGGCATCGGAAGTGCAGATTCTGTCGTTCCGGGAAGCAATGACCGAGCAGTCGGAAGCTGTGGGCGCGTACTTTTCGCGTCTGGCCGATTTTCAAGACAATGCTTTCACGGCCCTCAACACTGCTTTTGCATTTGATGGCGTGTTTATCCGGGTGCCCGACAACAAAACGGTTGCCGAGCCGATTGTGATGCGGTTTATCAACGACGCCCGCGAGGCCAACGTAGCCGCTCAACCCCGCAACCTGATCATTGCCGGCCGCAATGCCGAGGTGAAAGTGATTGAGTCGTACCGGACGCTGGGCGAGCAATCGAGCTTTACCAACACCGTAACCGAGGTATCGGTGGCCCGCGACGCTCGCGTGGAGTACTACAAGGTACAGAACGATACCGAACAAGCGTACCATATTGGTACCACGCAGGTACGGCAGGCCGACAGCAGCCTGTTTTATTCGGCTACCGTGACACTTAATGGCGGGTTTGTGCGCAACAACCTCAACATTGTGCTCGACGGTGAGCATTGCGAGGCCCACATGTACGGTCTGTACATCCCGAACGGGCGGCAGCATATCGACAACCACACCCTGGTTGATCACGCCAAGCCGAACTCGTACAGCAACGAATTGTACAAGGGTATTCTGGAAGAACGTTCGACGGGGGTTTTCAACGGAAAAATCTACGTTCGGCCTGACGCCCAGAAAACCAACGCGTACCAGTCGTGCAAAAACGTGGTGCTCTCGCCCGATGCAACCATGAACACCAAGCCGCAGTTGGAAATTTACGCCGACGATGTGAAGTGTTCGCACGGAACCACCACGGGCAAACTGAACGAGGAAGCGTTGTTCTACATGCAGTCGCGGGGGATACCGAAGCAGCAGGCCCAAACCCTGCTCATGTACGCCTTTGCTGAGGATGTGCTGAACAAAATCAAAATTGAGCCCATCCGGGAGTATCTGGAGAAAGTTGTGGCCCAAAAATTGGCCGTATAA
- the sufC gene encoding Fe-S cluster assembly ATPase SufC, which translates to MLTISDLQANIGEKQILKGINLTVNAGEVHAIMGPNGSGKSTLASVLAGREDYDITGGSVDFEGKDLLDMAPEERAAEGIFLAFQYPVEIPGVSTTNFLKTAMNEIRKYRGQDPLDAVQFLKLMKEKMKLVNIDQSLLSRALNEGFSGGEKKRNEVFQMAMLEPKLAILDETDSGLDIDALRIVAEGVNKLRSPERATIVVTHYQRLLDYIVPDFVHVLYKGRIVKSGPKELALELEEKGYDWIKAEVEAGV; encoded by the coding sequence ATGCTTACTATTAGCGATTTACAGGCCAACATTGGCGAAAAGCAGATTTTAAAAGGCATTAACCTCACCGTCAACGCCGGGGAAGTACACGCCATTATGGGCCCCAACGGCTCGGGCAAAAGTACGCTGGCGTCTGTTTTGGCAGGGCGGGAAGACTATGATATCACAGGCGGTAGTGTAGATTTTGAAGGGAAAGATTTGCTCGATATGGCACCCGAAGAGCGGGCTGCCGAGGGCATTTTTCTGGCATTTCAATATCCTGTGGAGATTCCGGGTGTAAGTACGACCAACTTCCTGAAAACGGCCATGAACGAGATCCGCAAGTATCGCGGACAGGATCCGCTCGACGCGGTTCAGTTTCTGAAGCTGATGAAGGAGAAAATGAAGCTCGTCAACATCGATCAGTCACTCCTGAGCCGCGCCCTGAACGAAGGGTTCTCGGGTGGAGAGAAAAAACGGAATGAAGTATTCCAAATGGCCATGCTCGAACCGAAACTGGCGATTCTGGACGAAACCGATTCTGGTCTCGACATCGACGCCCTCCGTATTGTGGCCGAAGGTGTCAACAAACTGCGCTCACCGGAGCGGGCTACCATTGTGGTGACGCACTACCAGCGTTTGCTCGACTACATCGTTCCCGATTTTGTACACGTACTCTACAAAGGCCGGATCGTGAAGTCGGGGCCGAAAGAACTGGCTCTGGAGCTGGAAGAAAAAGGATACGATTGGATCAAAGCAGAAGTGGAAGCCGGCGTATAA
- the argH gene encoding argininosuccinate lyase, with translation MKLWQKEGVVTDDQIERFTVGRDREMDLYLAPFDVLGNLAHATMLQQIGLLNGQELLLLKAQLLAIYGEIEAGEFEIEEGVEDVHSQVELLLTRQLGDIGKKIHAGRSRNDQVLVDMKLFTRDRLWAVAEATRRVFDQLVARSEMHKADLLPGYTHLQIAMPSSFGLWFGAYAEGLADDMLTLQTAYRFANRNPLGSGAGYGSSFPLNRTLTTELLGFEGMHVNVVYAQMSRGKTEQIALNALASVASTLSRMAMDICLYNSQNFGFLTLPDALTTGSSIMPHKKNPDVAELLRAKTNRLKALPMEVTLVMNNLPSGYHRDMQLLKEVLMPAFDELLDCLNITAFMLENLEVKPNLLDSERYDLLFSVERVNALVLQGVPFREAYQTVGKEIAEHTYTAPRQLNHTHEGSIGNLMNDRIVQHMDAAMAGFGNDRVTEALNSLLSPMTDDQESL, from the coding sequence TTGAAACTCTGGCAAAAAGAAGGGGTCGTTACCGACGACCAAATTGAACGGTTTACCGTGGGGCGCGACCGCGAAATGGACCTCTATCTGGCTCCGTTCGATGTGCTGGGCAACCTTGCCCACGCCACCATGCTCCAGCAAATTGGCCTGCTCAACGGGCAGGAACTGCTTCTGCTCAAAGCGCAGCTTCTCGCGATTTACGGCGAAATCGAAGCCGGTGAGTTTGAAATTGAAGAAGGGGTCGAAGATGTGCATTCGCAAGTCGAACTGCTGCTGACCCGCCAACTGGGCGATATTGGTAAGAAAATTCATGCCGGGCGCTCGCGCAATGATCAGGTGCTGGTCGATATGAAGCTCTTCACCCGTGACCGGCTTTGGGCTGTTGCCGAGGCTACCCGGCGCGTGTTCGATCAGCTCGTGGCTCGTTCCGAAATGCACAAGGCCGATTTGCTGCCGGGCTACACGCACTTGCAAATTGCCATGCCCTCGTCGTTTGGGCTTTGGTTTGGGGCCTATGCCGAGGGGCTTGCCGATGATATGCTCACCCTCCAGACGGCTTATCGCTTTGCCAACCGCAACCCGCTGGGGTCAGGCGCGGGCTACGGCTCGTCGTTTCCGCTCAACCGGACGCTTACGACCGAGTTGCTGGGTTTTGAAGGCATGCACGTGAATGTAGTTTATGCCCAGATGAGCCGGGGCAAAACCGAACAGATTGCCCTGAATGCGCTGGCGTCGGTGGCGTCTACGCTGTCGCGCATGGCTATGGACATTTGCCTGTACAATAGTCAGAATTTTGGGTTCCTGACCCTGCCCGACGCCCTCACCACGGGGAGTAGTATCATGCCCCACAAAAAGAACCCCGATGTGGCCGAACTGCTGCGGGCTAAAACCAACCGCCTGAAAGCGTTGCCTATGGAGGTGACCCTGGTGATGAATAACCTGCCGTCGGGATACCACCGCGACATGCAGTTGCTCAAAGAGGTGCTGATGCCGGCGTTCGATGAGCTACTCGACTGCTTAAACATCACGGCCTTCATGCTCGAAAACCTGGAAGTGAAGCCAAACCTGCTCGATAGTGAGCGGTACGATCTGCTGTTTAGTGTGGAGCGGGTCAATGCGTTGGTGTTGCAGGGTGTGCCGTTTCGGGAGGCTTACCAGACCGTGGGCAAAGAGATTGCCGAACATACCTACACGGCCCCCCGTCAGCTCAACCATACGCACGAAGGCAGCATCGGTAACCTGATGAACGACCGGATTGTGCAGCACATGGATGCGGCTATGGCCGGCTTTGGCAATGATCGGGTTACTGAGGCTCTGAACAGCCTGCTCAGCCCCATGACAGACGACCAAGAGAGTTTATAG
- a CDS encoding SMP-30/gluconolactonase/LRE family protein, with the protein MQKTCLKITVLGFALLGATLAQASTTQPKPKPKKLVMVWETDTTLRVPESVLYDPAGRVLFVANIDGKSDGLDGNGFISKVGLDGKIQNLRWTSGLNAPKGMGLHRNRLYVTDVYRLVVINTTTGQAEKTYDAVDTKNAFLNDVTVAKDGTVYVSDSRFDKIYRLKDDKWEVWMEGETLNKPNGLLAVGNDKLMIGSTKLGALQAVDVKTKTITPVANGMAATDGIVADGKDNYLVSDWNGQIFYVDSKGEKQQLLDSREQKINTADIEYVASQKLLLVPTFFKNKVIAYRVE; encoded by the coding sequence ATGCAAAAGACATGCCTGAAAATTACCGTATTAGGTTTCGCGCTGCTCGGAGCAACCCTGGCCCAGGCATCCACAACTCAGCCTAAACCTAAACCCAAAAAACTGGTGATGGTCTGGGAAACTGACACCACCCTGCGCGTACCCGAGTCAGTACTGTACGATCCAGCTGGGCGGGTTCTGTTTGTGGCCAACATCGACGGAAAATCCGACGGACTTGATGGCAACGGCTTTATCTCCAAAGTCGGGCTCGACGGCAAAATCCAGAATCTGCGCTGGACATCGGGCCTCAATGCGCCCAAAGGGATGGGGCTTCACCGGAACCGCTTATACGTTACGGATGTGTACCGGCTGGTGGTGATCAACACCACTACCGGACAAGCTGAGAAAACCTACGATGCCGTCGACACCAAAAACGCGTTTCTGAACGACGTTACGGTCGCCAAAGATGGAACAGTGTACGTATCTGACAGCCGTTTCGACAAAATCTACCGGCTTAAAGACGACAAATGGGAAGTCTGGATGGAAGGCGAAACACTCAACAAGCCCAATGGGTTGCTGGCCGTCGGCAACGACAAACTGATGATCGGCAGCACCAAACTGGGGGCGTTGCAGGCTGTAGATGTAAAAACCAAAACAATTACGCCGGTTGCCAACGGAATGGCCGCTACCGACGGTATTGTAGCCGATGGCAAAGACAACTACCTGGTTTCGGACTGGAACGGTCAGATTTTTTACGTCGACAGCAAAGGCGAAAAACAACAGTTGCTCGACTCACGCGAACAAAAGATCAACACGGCCGACATTGAATACGTAGCGAGCCAGAAACTCCTGCTGGTACCTACGTTCTTCAAAAATAAGGTGATTGCGTACCGGGTTGAGTAA